Proteins from a genomic interval of Poecile atricapillus isolate bPoeAtr1 chromosome 1, bPoeAtr1.hap1, whole genome shotgun sequence:
- the BTBD6 gene encoding BTB/POZ domain-containing protein 6 isoform X2, whose protein sequence is MAAELYPASTNTNIANSNAAAAATAANSKKNALQLQQSAQPPPPPQLQNLNNNNLESANWQSFHPTLRERNALMFNNELMADVHFIVGPPGASKKVPAHKYVLAVGSSVFYAMFYGDLAEVKSEIHIPDVEPAAFLILLKYMYSDEIDLEADTVLATLYAAKKYIVPALAKACVNFLETSLEAKNACVLLSQSRLFEEPELTQRCWEVIDAQAEMALKSEGFCEIDQQTLEIIVTREALNTKEVVVFEAVLNWAEAECKRQGLPVTPRNKRNVLGKALYLVRIPTMTLEEFANGAAQSDILTLEETHNIFLWYTAANKPKLEFPLTKRKGLVPQRCHRFQSSAYRSNQWRYRGRCDSIQFAVDKRIFIAGLGLYGSSCGKAEYSVKIELKRLGVVLAQNLTKFTSDGSSNTFSVWFEHPVQVEQDTFYNVSAILDGNELSYFGQEGMTEVQCGKVTFQFQCSSDSTNGTGVQGGQIPELIFYA, encoded by the exons ATGGCTGCAGAACTTTACCCTGCCAGCACCAACACTAACATTGCAAACAGCaacgccgccgccgccgccaccgctgCCAACAGCAAGAAGAACGCcttgcagctccagcagagcgcccagccgcccccgccgccccagCTCCAAAACCTCAACAACAACAACTTGGAGAGCGCCAACTGGCAATCCTTCCATCCCACGCTGCGGGAGAG GAACGCGCTGATGTTCAATAACGAACTCATGGCTGACGTTCACTTCATCGTGGGCCCGCCAGGGGCATCCAAGAAAGTTCCTGCCCATAAG taTGTTTTGGCAGTTGGTAGCTCTGTCTTCTATGCTATGTTTTATGGCGATCTCGCAGAGGTCAAATCTGAAATCCATATACCAGATGTGGAACCTGCAGCCTTTCTAATCCTATTAAA ATACATGTATAGTGATGAAATAGACCTGGAAGCTGACACAGTTCTGGCTACACTCTATGCTGCCAAGAAGTACATCGTGCCGGCCCTAGCAAAGGCTTGCGTCAATTTTTTGGAGAccagcttagaagcaaagaaCGCTTGTGTCCTGCTGTCTCAGAGCAGGCTCTTCGAGGAGCCAGAGCTGACGCAGCGCTGCTGGGAAGTGATTGATGCTCAGGCAGAAATGGCACTGAAGTCAGAGGGCTTCTGTGAGATAGATCAACAAACACTAGAGATCATTGTAACCCGGGAAGCACTCAACACCAAGGAAGTGGTAGTTTTCGAGGCTGTTCTCAACTGGGCAGAGGCTGAATGCAAAAGGCAAGGGCTGCCGGTTACGCCACGCAACAAGAGGAATGTATTAGGGAAAGCTTTGTACTTGGTGCGGATTCCAACCATGACTTTGGAAGAGTTTGCCAACGGAGCTGCCCAGTCTGACATCCTCACCCTTGAGGAGACTCACAACATATTCCTATGGTACACAGCTGCAAATAAACCCAAATTAGAGTTCCCCCTGACGAAAAGAAAAGGACTCGTGCCTCAGCGCTGCCATCGGTTTCAGTCGTCTGCGTATCGCAGCAATCAGTGGAGGTACCGGGGGCGATGTGACAGTATTCAGTTTGCCGTAGACAAACGGATATTTATAGCAGGACTGGGATTGTATGGGTCAAGCTGTGGCAAAGCTGAATACAGTGTCAAAATCGAACTGAAGCGCTTAGGTGTTGTCCTTGCTCAAAATCTGACAAAGTTTACCTCTGACGGCTCCAGTAACACCTTCTCTGTGTGGTTTGAACACCCTGTGCAGGTTGAGCAAGACACCTTTTACAATGTAAGTGCTATTCTTGATGGTAACGAACTCAGTTACtttggacaagagggaatgacTGAAGTGCAGTGCGGGAAAGTGACGTTCCAGTTCCAATGCTCCTCGGACAGTACTAATGGGACCGGAGTACAAGGAGGACAAATACCTGAGCTCATTTTCTATGCATGA
- the BTBD6 gene encoding BTB/POZ domain-containing protein 6 isoform X1, with protein MPLPPGCLNGRIMKCLTFFLLLPETLKKSKKSVRSNGKVPGCYEIVPLSLKKKMAAELYPASTNTNIANSNAAAAATAANSKKNALQLQQSAQPPPPPQLQNLNNNNLESANWQSFHPTLRERNALMFNNELMADVHFIVGPPGASKKVPAHKYVLAVGSSVFYAMFYGDLAEVKSEIHIPDVEPAAFLILLKYMYSDEIDLEADTVLATLYAAKKYIVPALAKACVNFLETSLEAKNACVLLSQSRLFEEPELTQRCWEVIDAQAEMALKSEGFCEIDQQTLEIIVTREALNTKEVVVFEAVLNWAEAECKRQGLPVTPRNKRNVLGKALYLVRIPTMTLEEFANGAAQSDILTLEETHNIFLWYTAANKPKLEFPLTKRKGLVPQRCHRFQSSAYRSNQWRYRGRCDSIQFAVDKRIFIAGLGLYGSSCGKAEYSVKIELKRLGVVLAQNLTKFTSDGSSNTFSVWFEHPVQVEQDTFYNVSAILDGNELSYFGQEGMTEVQCGKVTFQFQCSSDSTNGTGVQGGQIPELIFYA; from the exons ATGCCACTGCCCCCTGGTTGCCTCAATGGCAGGATCATGAAGtgtttgactttttttcttctgcttccagAGACCTTAAAGAAGTCCAAAAAGAGTGTGAGGTCAAACGGCAAGGTGCCAGGATGCTATGAAATAGTGCCCCTGTCCCTGAAGAAGAAGATGGCTGCAGAACTTTACCCTGCCAGCACCAACACTAACATTGCAAACAGCaacgccgccgccgccgccaccgctgCCAACAGCAAGAAGAACGCcttgcagctccagcagagcgcccagccgcccccgccgccccagCTCCAAAACCTCAACAACAACAACTTGGAGAGCGCCAACTGGCAATCCTTCCATCCCACGCTGCGGGAGAG GAACGCGCTGATGTTCAATAACGAACTCATGGCTGACGTTCACTTCATCGTGGGCCCGCCAGGGGCATCCAAGAAAGTTCCTGCCCATAAG taTGTTTTGGCAGTTGGTAGCTCTGTCTTCTATGCTATGTTTTATGGCGATCTCGCAGAGGTCAAATCTGAAATCCATATACCAGATGTGGAACCTGCAGCCTTTCTAATCCTATTAAA ATACATGTATAGTGATGAAATAGACCTGGAAGCTGACACAGTTCTGGCTACACTCTATGCTGCCAAGAAGTACATCGTGCCGGCCCTAGCAAAGGCTTGCGTCAATTTTTTGGAGAccagcttagaagcaaagaaCGCTTGTGTCCTGCTGTCTCAGAGCAGGCTCTTCGAGGAGCCAGAGCTGACGCAGCGCTGCTGGGAAGTGATTGATGCTCAGGCAGAAATGGCACTGAAGTCAGAGGGCTTCTGTGAGATAGATCAACAAACACTAGAGATCATTGTAACCCGGGAAGCACTCAACACCAAGGAAGTGGTAGTTTTCGAGGCTGTTCTCAACTGGGCAGAGGCTGAATGCAAAAGGCAAGGGCTGCCGGTTACGCCACGCAACAAGAGGAATGTATTAGGGAAAGCTTTGTACTTGGTGCGGATTCCAACCATGACTTTGGAAGAGTTTGCCAACGGAGCTGCCCAGTCTGACATCCTCACCCTTGAGGAGACTCACAACATATTCCTATGGTACACAGCTGCAAATAAACCCAAATTAGAGTTCCCCCTGACGAAAAGAAAAGGACTCGTGCCTCAGCGCTGCCATCGGTTTCAGTCGTCTGCGTATCGCAGCAATCAGTGGAGGTACCGGGGGCGATGTGACAGTATTCAGTTTGCCGTAGACAAACGGATATTTATAGCAGGACTGGGATTGTATGGGTCAAGCTGTGGCAAAGCTGAATACAGTGTCAAAATCGAACTGAAGCGCTTAGGTGTTGTCCTTGCTCAAAATCTGACAAAGTTTACCTCTGACGGCTCCAGTAACACCTTCTCTGTGTGGTTTGAACACCCTGTGCAGGTTGAGCAAGACACCTTTTACAATGTAAGTGCTATTCTTGATGGTAACGAACTCAGTTACtttggacaagagggaatgacTGAAGTGCAGTGCGGGAAAGTGACGTTCCAGTTCCAATGCTCCTCGGACAGTACTAATGGGACCGGAGTACAAGGAGGACAAATACCTGAGCTCATTTTCTATGCATGA